Proteins encoded by one window of Chondromyces crocatus:
- a CDS encoding IS5 family transposase (programmed frameshift), with the protein MGKQLVPDELWQRIAPLIPADPSRPRGGRPRVPARNALAGIIFVLRTGIPWELLPQEMGCGSGMTCWRRLRDWNEAGVWPQLHQALLDELGRADRISWNRAALDSASVPRKKGGAEIGPNPTDRGKAGSKHHILVDASGVPLAVELTGANVHDSIPFERLLDKVSPIRRPRGRPRKRPSKLHADKAYDHRRCRQACRRRGIRARIARRGIESSQRLGRHRWVVERTLAWLHRFRRLVIRYERRADIHRAFLMLGVALLCFRFVSRFC; encoded by the exons ATGGGCAAGCAGTTGGTGCCTGACGAACTCTGGCAAAGAATCGCTCCTCTCATCCCGGCTGATCCTTCCAGGCCTCGTGGCGGGCGGCCTCGTGTTCCAGCGCGGAACGCACTCGCCGGTATCATCTTCGTGTTGAGGACGGGTATCCCTTGGGAACTTCTGCCTCAAGAGATGGGCTGTGGCAGTGGGATGACCTGCTGGCGTCGCTTGAGAGACTGGAACGAAGCAGGGGTCTGGCCGCAACTCCATCAAGCTCTGTTGGATGAGTTGGGTCGTGCCGATCGAATCTCGTGGAACCGGGCAGCTCTGGACAGCGCGAGCGTAC CCCGCAAAAAGGGGGGCGCGGAGATTGGACCGAACCCGACCGACCGCGGCAAAGCAGGCAGCAAACACCACATTCTTGTCGATGCGTCAGGGGTCCCACTCGCGGTCGAATTGACTGGCGCCAATGTCCACGATTCGATCCCATTCGAGCGCCTCCTAGACAAGGTGTCTCCCATCCGTCGGCCGCGTGGACGACCCCGCAAGCGTCCCTCCAAACTCCACGCTGACAAGGCCTACGACCACCGGCGATGCCGCCAAGCGTGTCGGCGTCGAGGCATCCGTGCCCGGATTGCGCGTCGAGGGATCGAGTCCTCCCAAAGGCTTGGACGTCATCGGTGGGTGGTGGAACGCACCCTCGCTTGGCTTCACCGCTTCCGACGCTTGGTGATCAGGTACGAGCGTCGGGCGGATATCCACCGTGCTTTCTTGATGTTGGGCGTAGCGCTGCTCTGCTTCAGATTCGTGTCCCGGTTCTGTTAG
- a CDS encoding GuaB1 family IMP dehydrogenase-related protein, whose translation MRYLHPERDESLELALEDVFITPGYFAGGSRFEVDLRPADFPGGSHPIVSANMNAVTGKRMAETMARYGGLGVLPQDMALDTVDRIVRHIKQADPRYDTALSVSPRATLRDVLGIIRKRPHDMVVVVDDERRPLGIVTHADLRDRDQYTPAGALMSPRVVTIPIGTPNRDAFLLMEETRVKAVPVIDADGRLHGVLTRDDAVRLELLRPTLDPQNELMVAAAVGISAQAGAAAARLLEIGVSALVLDTAHGHQRRMLEALRAVRKVIGDRNVPLVAGNVCTAEGTIALIEAGADVVKVNVGPGAMCTTRMQTGAGRPTFTSAVVCAREARRRGKHIWADGGVRYPRDVALYLAAGASRVMVGTALAGTFESPGDVKEDRDGHLYKENYGMASARAVSDRTADLDPFERAKKGFFREGISTSRIYIPEGRESVGALLVEMITGVQSSCTYAGAATLEELHDKAVIGVQTLSGYSEGKPHGAERR comes from the coding sequence ATGCGCTACCTGCACCCTGAGCGAGACGAGTCCCTGGAGCTGGCCCTCGAAGACGTCTTCATCACCCCTGGCTACTTCGCCGGCGGCTCCCGCTTCGAGGTCGACCTCCGCCCCGCCGATTTCCCTGGCGGCTCCCACCCCATCGTCAGCGCCAACATGAACGCCGTCACCGGCAAGCGCATGGCCGAGACCATGGCCCGCTACGGCGGCCTCGGCGTCCTCCCCCAGGACATGGCCCTCGACACCGTCGACCGCATCGTCCGCCACATCAAGCAAGCCGACCCCCGCTACGACACGGCGCTCTCCGTCTCTCCCCGCGCCACCCTCCGTGACGTGCTGGGCATCATCCGCAAGCGCCCCCACGACATGGTCGTCGTCGTCGACGACGAGCGCCGCCCCCTCGGCATCGTCACCCACGCCGACCTGCGCGACCGCGACCAGTACACCCCCGCCGGCGCCCTCATGTCCCCGCGCGTCGTCACCATCCCCATCGGCACCCCCAACCGCGACGCCTTCCTGCTCATGGAAGAGACCCGCGTGAAGGCCGTCCCCGTGATCGACGCCGACGGCCGCCTGCACGGCGTCCTCACCCGCGACGACGCCGTGCGCCTCGAGCTTCTCCGCCCCACCCTCGACCCGCAGAACGAGCTCATGGTCGCCGCCGCCGTCGGCATCTCCGCCCAGGCCGGCGCCGCCGCCGCCCGCCTCCTGGAGATCGGCGTCTCCGCCCTCGTCCTCGACACCGCCCACGGCCACCAGCGCCGCATGCTCGAAGCCCTCCGCGCCGTCCGCAAGGTCATCGGCGACCGCAACGTCCCCCTCGTCGCTGGCAACGTCTGCACCGCCGAGGGCACCATCGCCCTCATCGAAGCCGGCGCCGACGTCGTCAAGGTCAACGTCGGCCCGGGCGCCATGTGCACCACCCGCATGCAGACCGGCGCGGGTCGCCCCACCTTCACGTCCGCCGTCGTCTGCGCCCGCGAAGCCCGCCGCCGCGGCAAGCACATCTGGGCCGACGGCGGCGTCCGCTACCCCCGCGACGTCGCCCTCTACCTCGCCGCCGGCGCCTCCCGCGTCATGGTCGGCACCGCCCTCGCAGGCACCTTCGAGAGCCCTGGCGACGTCAAAGAAGACCGCGACGGCCACCTCTACAAAGAGAACTACGGCATGGCCAGCGCCCGCGCCGTCAGCGACCGCACCGCCGACCTCGACCCCTTCGAGCGCGCCAAGAAAGGCTTCTTCCGCGAAGGCATCTCCACCTCCCGCATCTACATCCCGGAGGGCCGCGAGAGCGTCGGCGCCCTCCTCGTCGAGATGATCACCGGCGTCCAGTCGTCCTGCACCTACGCCGGCGCCGCCACCCTCGAAGAGCTGCACGACAAGGCCGTCATCGGCGTGCAGACCCTCTCCGGCTACAGCGAAGGCAAGCCCCACGGCGCCGAACGCCGCTGA
- a CDS encoding SDR family oxidoreductase: MQSMFAAGLFAHQVALVTGGGSGIGLATARELTALGASVAICGRKMEKIEAGLAALAADGVPSERLFGGTCDIREPDQVAAFVGQVIERFGRIDVLVNNAGGQFPSPAETLSPRGWEAVIRNNLNGTFFMTREVATRAMIPAKRGRIVNVTAMVVRGFPGMSHTGAARAGVENLTRSLAIEWAAHGIRVNAVAPGNNIRSSGTAQYGEELLEVTRKATPLKRLGTPEEVARVIVFLSSTQNDFVTGAVWGIDGGQPLWGELWPIPEPEPQPEAKG; this comes from the coding sequence ATGCAGAGCATGTTCGCGGCTGGACTCTTTGCCCATCAGGTGGCGCTCGTGACGGGCGGCGGCAGCGGGATCGGGCTCGCGACGGCGCGGGAGCTGACGGCCCTGGGGGCGAGCGTGGCCATCTGCGGGCGAAAGATGGAGAAAATCGAGGCTGGGCTCGCCGCGCTCGCGGCGGATGGGGTCCCCTCGGAGCGGCTGTTCGGCGGGACGTGCGACATCCGGGAGCCAGATCAGGTGGCGGCGTTCGTGGGGCAGGTGATCGAGCGCTTCGGTCGCATCGACGTGCTCGTGAACAACGCGGGCGGGCAGTTCCCGAGTCCGGCGGAGACGCTGTCGCCCCGGGGGTGGGAGGCGGTGATCCGCAACAACCTGAACGGGACGTTCTTCATGACCCGCGAGGTGGCGACGCGGGCGATGATCCCGGCGAAGCGGGGTCGGATCGTGAACGTGACGGCGATGGTGGTCCGGGGGTTCCCGGGGATGTCGCACACGGGGGCGGCGCGCGCGGGGGTGGAGAACCTGACCCGGTCGCTGGCGATCGAGTGGGCGGCGCACGGGATCCGGGTGAACGCGGTGGCACCGGGGAACAACATCCGCTCCAGCGGGACGGCGCAGTACGGCGAGGAGCTGCTGGAGGTGACGCGCAAGGCGACGCCGCTGAAGCGGCTGGGGACGCCGGAGGAGGTGGCGCGGGTCATCGTGTTCCTCTCCAGCACGCAGAACGATTTCGTGACCGGCGCGGTGTGGGGCATCGACGGAGGGCAGCCGCTCTGGGGCGAGCTGTGGCCGATCCCGGAGCCGGAACCGCAGCCGGAGGCAAAGGGCTAG
- a CDS encoding serine hydrolase, whose product MLVPGPEGGTLRGGATWSRRRLLGLAGASVLVAVGAFGLTRAPSGCAPRDPLAGLDEDVNEAMAAWEVPGLALAVVKDDVVVLARGYGVRERGKPERVDERTLFSVASCTKAFTAAALGTLVDEGKLSWDEPVAKHLPELVMHDPYVTAHLTARDLLTHRSGLPPYAADHLWQGSSFGRDEVLRRLRHQKPRGEFRVDYGYSNVMYIAAGQLVAAVAGKGWDDVVRERLLQPLGMQESTTRATAQAAAGNRASAHMTIEGEVQSLPSPALDNVAAAAGLWSSATEMASWLRLHLGRGTFEGKEVLSPAVAREMITPQRVLSVSEEDEALEGTHFAAYGLGFSLYDYKGRKVVRHSGEMDGMRSLVAMIPEERLGIVVLTNLTPHGLTDALVYRIVDGYLGAPERDWSGELLARHKEKEARKKTREAAEEKGHDANKKPTLALERYTGTFEDALSGPVEVKLEGERLLFAYNAKYVAELAPWEGDTFWATWRDPFVATWAGKKVTFAVDASGAARSVRVTFDNEVVFSR is encoded by the coding sequence ATGCTCGTACCCGGGCCGGAGGGGGGGACGCTCCGTGGCGGAGCGACGTGGAGCAGGCGGCGGCTGCTCGGGCTCGCGGGCGCCTCGGTGCTCGTCGCAGTGGGGGCCTTCGGGCTGACCCGCGCGCCTTCGGGCTGCGCGCCGCGGGATCCGCTGGCGGGGCTCGACGAGGACGTGAACGAGGCCATGGCCGCGTGGGAGGTGCCGGGCCTCGCGCTGGCGGTGGTGAAGGACGACGTGGTGGTGCTCGCGCGCGGTTACGGCGTGCGCGAGCGTGGCAAGCCGGAGCGGGTCGACGAGCGCACGTTGTTCTCGGTCGCGTCGTGCACCAAGGCCTTCACCGCGGCGGCGCTGGGGACGCTCGTCGACGAGGGCAAGCTGTCCTGGGACGAGCCGGTCGCGAAGCACCTGCCCGAGCTGGTGATGCACGACCCGTACGTCACGGCGCACCTCACCGCGCGCGACCTGCTCACGCACCGCTCGGGGCTGCCGCCTTACGCGGCGGATCACCTCTGGCAAGGCTCGTCGTTCGGTCGAGACGAGGTGCTGCGGCGTCTGCGTCACCAGAAGCCCAGGGGCGAGTTCCGGGTCGACTACGGCTACTCCAACGTGATGTACATCGCCGCGGGGCAGCTCGTGGCTGCGGTGGCGGGCAAGGGCTGGGACGACGTGGTGCGGGAGCGGCTGCTCCAGCCGCTGGGGATGCAGGAGAGCACGACGCGCGCGACCGCGCAGGCCGCTGCGGGGAACCGGGCGTCGGCGCACATGACGATCGAGGGGGAGGTGCAGTCGCTGCCGTCACCCGCGCTCGACAACGTGGCGGCGGCCGCAGGGCTTTGGTCGAGCGCGACGGAGATGGCGTCCTGGCTCCGCTTGCACCTCGGGCGGGGCACATTCGAGGGGAAGGAAGTCCTGAGCCCCGCGGTGGCGCGGGAGATGATCACGCCCCAGCGGGTGCTGTCGGTGTCGGAAGAGGACGAGGCGCTGGAGGGCACGCACTTCGCGGCCTACGGGCTGGGCTTCAGCCTCTACGACTACAAGGGGCGGAAGGTCGTGCGTCACTCGGGCGAGATGGACGGGATGCGCTCGCTCGTGGCGATGATCCCCGAGGAGCGGCTCGGCATCGTGGTGCTGACCAACCTGACGCCGCACGGTCTCACGGACGCCCTCGTCTACCGGATCGTCGACGGCTACCTGGGTGCCCCCGAGCGCGACTGGAGCGGCGAGCTGCTCGCCCGGCACAAGGAGAAGGAAGCGCGGAAGAAGACGCGCGAGGCGGCCGAGGAGAAGGGACACGACGCGAACAAGAAGCCCACGCTGGCGCTGGAGCGCTACACGGGAACCTTCGAGGACGCGCTGTCCGGCCCTGTGGAAGTGAAGCTGGAAGGCGAGCGCCTGCTGTTCGCGTACAACGCGAAGTACGTGGCGGAGCTTGCGCCCTGGGAGGGCGATACGTTCTGGGCCACGTGGCGGGATCCCTTCGTCGCGACGTGGGCCGGGAAGAAGGTCACGTTCGCGGTCGATGCGTCGGGCGCGGCGCGCTCGGTGCGGGTGACGTTCGACAACGAGGTGGTGTTCTCACGGTGA
- a CDS encoding tetratricopeptide repeat protein: MAETPKDEEQQELLHGTSPPAEEHAPQERASYPPSLDALIGGEHAPPPRPPSLDTLMREERASIPSFPPPSNPVEAGAFGGFPSMDPGYGGHAPPGGSVHDAQLLQAAYAPLPMAPSRLERVLLAVRGYFLDLDPSFLAALAPLALLAILLFTRAPDTNYIFDEQEALLANPYVNATGDLRYVDAIRRDFWGLPPDRTVGSYRPLPNFVWRAMWSLSKSPFLHHFYNVLLHAVNGALLTCVAFQWTRRRGLAYLAGALFVSCAVLTEAVSGIVGIADVLGGLGALLALLALALPGWAMPFGVFLAVLFGLFSKESALVCVPLIPLAALATAPLTHPTRPARWVRAGLSFLGAGAAFVLYVELRRRWFPSLTPSELSEALPEGASLAQRAMRATLLWFHQAPLPKDPLNNPLAATDTAHRIAGALRVYWRGFVQVLFPHALSGDYSFPQEPAPDRLVFPGSVAGGLLAVLPPVAALVLWIRAMLRERAARKAVIEGLPAGAEVPVEGWGKWRLVRVTAGVTLVMIAVALGAIEAVLARSSGKGLFPSLPLVLRWLPFVAPLSLGVGLLVESTARRPSPDQGGVPRPLGYAGAATVAVGLVWIVVSFFPHSNIPVVLPTVRAERFWYFPVIGTSLVLAVLWSWFDQAVAGPFARGAGWPGWPFAPLSLRRGWVVPGLLALFLGLQCVQAYRHAMDYRSDLAFWDATRKAVPNSAKAHLNYSVMKGARSDLPARLESSKKALELAPKWPMAHVYTGDTLCRMGKAEEAWPYYKEGFELGPNEVNLIALALQCLHDQKQLAAHEEELREMAEKFPGTWIAYLGPDTLEGAEKNNGVDPKYRPRGYNEGPKE, translated from the coding sequence GTGGCGGAGACGCCGAAGGACGAAGAGCAGCAGGAGCTTCTCCACGGCACGTCTCCGCCAGCGGAGGAGCACGCGCCGCAGGAGAGGGCCTCGTACCCGCCATCGCTCGATGCGCTGATCGGGGGGGAGCACGCGCCGCCGCCTCGTCCGCCGTCGCTCGATACGCTGATGCGCGAGGAGCGTGCGTCGATCCCTTCGTTCCCTCCGCCGTCGAACCCGGTCGAGGCGGGAGCGTTCGGGGGCTTCCCGTCGATGGACCCCGGGTACGGTGGGCACGCGCCGCCCGGTGGGTCGGTGCACGACGCGCAGCTCCTCCAGGCAGCCTACGCGCCGCTGCCGATGGCGCCCTCGCGCCTGGAGCGGGTGCTGCTCGCGGTGCGGGGTTACTTCCTCGATCTCGATCCGTCGTTCCTCGCTGCGCTGGCACCGCTGGCGCTGCTGGCCATCCTGCTGTTCACGCGCGCGCCGGACACGAACTACATCTTCGACGAGCAGGAGGCGCTGCTCGCGAACCCGTACGTGAACGCGACGGGGGATCTGCGCTACGTGGACGCGATCCGCCGGGATTTCTGGGGGCTGCCGCCCGACCGGACGGTGGGCTCGTACCGGCCGCTGCCGAACTTCGTGTGGCGGGCGATGTGGAGCCTGTCGAAGAGCCCGTTCCTGCACCACTTCTACAACGTGCTGCTGCACGCGGTGAACGGGGCGCTGCTCACGTGCGTGGCGTTCCAGTGGACGCGGCGGCGCGGGCTCGCGTACCTGGCCGGGGCGCTGTTCGTGAGCTGCGCGGTGCTGACCGAGGCGGTGAGCGGGATCGTGGGGATCGCCGACGTGCTGGGAGGGCTGGGGGCGCTGCTGGCGCTGCTGGCGCTGGCGCTGCCCGGGTGGGCGATGCCGTTCGGGGTGTTCCTGGCGGTGCTGTTCGGGTTGTTCTCGAAGGAGAGCGCGCTGGTGTGCGTGCCGTTGATCCCGCTGGCGGCGCTGGCGACGGCGCCACTCACGCACCCGACGCGGCCGGCGCGCTGGGTGCGGGCGGGGCTGAGCTTCCTCGGGGCGGGGGCGGCGTTCGTGCTCTACGTGGAGCTGCGTCGGCGCTGGTTCCCGTCGCTGACGCCGTCGGAGCTTTCGGAGGCGCTGCCGGAGGGGGCGTCGCTGGCACAGCGGGCGATGCGGGCGACGTTGCTGTGGTTCCACCAGGCACCGCTGCCGAAGGATCCGCTGAACAATCCGCTCGCTGCGACCGACACGGCGCACCGGATCGCGGGGGCGCTGCGCGTGTACTGGCGCGGGTTCGTGCAGGTGCTGTTCCCGCACGCGCTGAGCGGGGACTACTCGTTCCCGCAGGAGCCGGCGCCGGATCGGCTGGTGTTCCCGGGAAGCGTGGCCGGGGGGCTTCTGGCGGTGCTGCCTCCGGTGGCGGCGCTGGTGCTCTGGATCCGGGCGATGCTGCGGGAGCGCGCGGCGCGCAAGGCGGTAATCGAGGGGCTCCCTGCTGGCGCCGAGGTGCCGGTGGAGGGCTGGGGGAAGTGGCGGCTCGTGCGGGTCACGGCCGGGGTGACGCTGGTGATGATCGCGGTGGCGCTCGGGGCCATCGAGGCGGTGCTCGCGCGGTCGTCCGGGAAGGGGCTGTTCCCTTCACTGCCGCTGGTGCTGCGGTGGCTGCCGTTCGTGGCGCCACTGTCGCTGGGGGTGGGGCTTTTGGTGGAGTCGACGGCGCGGCGGCCGTCACCCGATCAGGGGGGGGTGCCGCGGCCGCTGGGCTACGCGGGCGCGGCGACGGTGGCCGTGGGGCTGGTGTGGATCGTGGTGAGCTTCTTCCCGCACTCCAACATCCCGGTGGTGCTGCCGACGGTGCGCGCGGAGCGGTTCTGGTACTTCCCGGTGATCGGGACGTCGCTGGTGCTGGCGGTGCTGTGGAGCTGGTTCGATCAGGCGGTCGCAGGGCCGTTCGCACGGGGAGCGGGGTGGCCGGGGTGGCCGTTCGCGCCGCTGTCGCTGCGGCGCGGGTGGGTGGTGCCAGGGCTGCTCGCGCTGTTCCTGGGGCTTCAGTGCGTGCAGGCGTACCGGCACGCGATGGACTACCGGAGCGATCTGGCGTTCTGGGACGCGACGCGCAAGGCGGTGCCGAACAGCGCGAAGGCGCACCTGAACTACTCGGTGATGAAGGGGGCGCGCAGCGATCTGCCGGCGCGGCTGGAGTCGAGCAAGAAGGCGCTGGAGCTGGCGCCGAAGTGGCCGATGGCACACGTGTACACGGGCGATACGCTCTGCCGGATGGGGAAGGCCGAGGAGGCGTGGCCTTACTACAAGGAGGGCTTCGAACTCGGGCCGAACGAGGTGAACTTGATCGCGCTGGCGCTTCAGTGCTTGCACGATCAGAAGCAGCTCGCAGCGCACGAGGAGGAGCTGCGGGAGATGGCCGAGAAGTTCCCGGGGACGTGGATCGCGTACCTCGGGCCCGACACGCTGGAGGGCGCCGAGAAGAACAACGGGGTGGATCCGAAGTACCGGCCGCGGGGGTACAACGAGGGGCCGAAGGAGTAG